A genomic window from Trueperella bialowiezensis includes:
- a CDS encoding YbhB/YbcL family Raf kinase inhibitor-like protein translates to MNLQRPIAPDPYELLPEVPTFELTSSSLTDGGVMPDKHLGFKDNVSPALEWTGFPEETQGFVVTCFDPDAPTPSGYWHWTVLDLDSSTTSLDENAGKSDLFLPGSAVHVRNDANEPAYYGAAPPAGDHPHRYIFVVHALDVPTLDLDPETTTPATAAFNTIFHTIARARLTVTYQR, encoded by the coding sequence ATGAATCTACAACGACCAATCGCTCCTGATCCATACGAACTTCTCCCTGAAGTTCCCACGTTCGAGCTCACCAGCTCTTCCCTGACCGATGGCGGGGTCATGCCCGATAAGCACCTCGGATTCAAGGACAACGTCTCGCCAGCACTCGAGTGGACCGGCTTCCCTGAAGAAACTCAAGGCTTCGTGGTTACCTGCTTCGACCCCGATGCGCCCACGCCTTCTGGCTACTGGCATTGGACTGTCCTCGATCTCGACTCGTCGACTACCTCTTTGGACGAGAATGCCGGCAAGTCTGATCTTTTCCTGCCCGGCTCAGCAGTCCATGTCCGCAACGATGCAAACGAACCTGCATACTACGGTGCTGCACCACCGGCGGGTGATCATCCGCATCGTTATATTTTCGTGGTTCATGCACTTGACGTGCCAACACTCGATCTGGATCCCGAAACGACAACGCCGGCAACCGCGGCTTTCAACACGATATTCCACACGATTGCGAGGGCGCGTCTGACTGTCACTTATCAGCGCTGA
- a CDS encoding DNA polymerase Y family protein, which produces MRGVVWIPDWPVVTALLTGQARPEDPIAVVSQRIIAVNGIAQRAGVRVGMKRREAQSILPGLTCVRHNPEQDAAQFERVVRACEEHVAYVSVLEPGTITFFARGPAKSAGGIAALSEQLIGSIASATGVEAHVGFGQGLLTAVLAARQDAHIHNMRPFLDAHPIDSLAAAAFTSQAKARVAAFINAMKTLGIQCIGDLRALDRSALAARFGAVATHVMELLDGGDLDGVGVTYPIRELVVERSVDPPLNNADQAAFLARQMAHELSHDLASRGVVAQEIVIAVRTEEGHVRERLWSVAVASPRDITDRVRWQLGAWLAEADSDGGGLGSGIAHIAVTARQIAAAGLAQGTLWGGDRRGDAQAQRAVSRIQALLGDQAVVVPQRVGGRHPLESHKKRLWDAAPTQEPRVQAPFPGRLPEPWPHVVKAQPDKIRVVDSQGHECLLSSLGTFYCGDRCVDPRPAQLISRHSAAVVADYAGPWLQAVGWWNPHTQQRKAWMEVVDDARRGYLIFRENNQWWLAGVYE; this is translated from the coding sequence ATGCGAGGAGTCGTGTGGATCCCTGATTGGCCGGTCGTTACAGCATTGCTTACCGGCCAGGCTCGCCCGGAAGATCCTATCGCTGTTGTGTCGCAGCGGATCATTGCCGTCAATGGGATTGCGCAGCGTGCAGGAGTGCGCGTGGGCATGAAACGGCGGGAAGCCCAGTCGATACTGCCCGGTCTCACGTGTGTCCGCCACAATCCGGAACAGGATGCCGCCCAATTTGAGCGGGTGGTTCGTGCCTGCGAAGAACATGTTGCATACGTCAGCGTGTTAGAACCGGGCACAATCACCTTCTTCGCACGCGGGCCGGCAAAATCAGCGGGAGGCATAGCGGCTCTCAGTGAACAACTGATCGGTAGTATCGCCAGCGCAACCGGGGTGGAAGCTCACGTCGGGTTCGGGCAGGGGCTGTTGACTGCCGTGCTCGCTGCTCGCCAAGACGCGCATATCCATAACATGCGTCCTTTTCTTGACGCCCACCCGATTGACTCTCTTGCGGCTGCGGCTTTCACGTCGCAGGCTAAAGCGCGCGTGGCCGCTTTTATTAACGCGATGAAAACTTTGGGTATTCAGTGTATTGGCGATCTACGCGCACTTGACCGATCTGCGCTTGCTGCTCGTTTCGGGGCCGTTGCCACCCACGTTATGGAACTGCTGGATGGTGGCGATCTGGACGGCGTCGGCGTTACCTATCCGATTCGTGAATTGGTTGTTGAAAGATCTGTAGATCCGCCGCTGAACAATGCGGATCAGGCAGCGTTTTTAGCTCGCCAGATGGCACATGAGTTATCGCATGATCTCGCGAGCCGGGGCGTCGTCGCCCAAGAAATAGTGATTGCGGTTCGGACCGAAGAAGGCCATGTGCGGGAACGTCTGTGGTCGGTCGCTGTAGCAAGTCCGCGTGATATTACAGATCGGGTGCGTTGGCAGCTTGGCGCATGGCTTGCTGAGGCAGATAGCGATGGCGGAGGCCTTGGGTCTGGTATTGCGCATATTGCCGTGACTGCCAGGCAGATCGCCGCAGCCGGGCTTGCGCAAGGAACTTTATGGGGCGGTGACAGGCGCGGCGATGCCCAAGCGCAGCGGGCGGTTAGTCGTATTCAGGCCCTGTTGGGTGACCAGGCTGTGGTCGTTCCGCAGCGGGTAGGTGGGAGGCACCCACTGGAAAGTCACAAGAAACGATTATGGGACGCCGCACCCACACAAGAACCGCGCGTGCAGGCACCCTTTCCGGGCAGGCTGCCAGAGCCTTGGCCGCATGTGGTCAAAGCTCAGCCAGACAAGATCCGGGTGGTCGATTCTCAGGGGCACGAATGTCTTTTGAGTTCACTTGGAACGTTCTATTGCGGCGATCGGTGCGTGGATCCTCGGCCGGCCCAGCTTATTTCGCGGCACTCTGCCGCCGTCGTGGCTGACTATGCCGGGCCTTGGCTACAGGCGGTGGGGTGGTGGAATCCGCACACCCAGCAACGTAAAGCGTGGATGGAAGTTGTTGATGATGCCCGGCGCGGATACCTCATTTTCCGGGAAAACAATCAGTGGTGGCTGGCAGGGGTATACGAATGA
- a CDS encoding error-prone DNA polymerase, producing MIPYAELHVHSAYSFLDGASMPADLVARAAELGLNAIALTDHDGLPGVVQFASAARTYGIPAVIGSEVSIGGTARVGQQDPDGDHLVILARGPDGYRALSRAIGEAMLATGEKGAAEHSLESLASAAQDWQILTGCRKGGVRRALEPRPGVWNLDAGRAYLERLVSLFGADNVAVELTNTMQPHDRQRNIILAQLAAEVGVVPCVTGNVHCARPSEAVVADTLAATRAGKSLEEYRGWLGAWPSYLKSGEQMLRLHADHPHALREAVRIGEECAFDLALVAPRLPPFPTPAGHTEASWLRHITTVAASRRYGTRAEYPSAWAQIDHELGVIEQLGFAGYFLIVHEIVEFCRKKDIWCQGRGSAANSAVCFALGITAVDAVRHKMLFERFLSPGRSGPPDIDLDIEADRREEVIQHVYERYGRRHAAQVANVITYRPRSAIRDAARALGYSAGQADAWAKSVERGRGLRQGQAATDGQAATGGQAATGGRTTTRGQVATPVGSGEDIDAERQVAELAARLEGLPRHLGIHSGGMVICDRPLIDVCPVGWARKEGRTVLQWDKDDCAEAGLVKFDLLGLGMLSALRIAFTDLACRGVVADNGQPLDLHNIGQEDPRVYDLLCAADTIGVFQVESRAQMATLPRIQPRTFYDIVIEVALIRPGPIQGNSVNPYINRRRGREKVTYPHPLLENALKKTLGVPLFQEQLMQIAIDAAGFTPAQADQLRKAMGAKRSHARMRALHDELMAGMEANGIDEHVREEIYEKLFAFAEFGFPESHSFSFAYLVYASAWLKVHYPENFYAGILAAQPMGFYSPQTLVADARRHGVHVLPVDVCHSQEHSSVEVTPRRTVSVHPLVDADPCRGLRLGLSNIKGLGSAIDRILAAREERPFASVADLARRAELSTAELERLAAAGALRSLGTSRRDGVWSASALAHADKTAGTSVQLAIPDLVVGARPPDLPHMSPAEENAAELRTTGLAVDGHPIEFLRAQLDAAGAVPISGLAGISAGQRVRVGGIVTHRQRPHTASGITFLSLEDETGLLNVVCSPGLWKRYRRVLRTSNGLIIRGVVERADGVTNLVADGVHALELPVAVPSRDFR from the coding sequence ATGATCCCATACGCAGAGTTGCACGTTCATTCCGCATATAGCTTTCTTGACGGCGCATCCATGCCAGCCGACCTCGTTGCGCGCGCTGCTGAACTCGGACTGAACGCTATCGCATTAACGGATCATGACGGGCTACCAGGAGTTGTCCAGTTCGCGAGCGCTGCGCGCACATACGGTATTCCGGCGGTCATCGGTTCGGAAGTGAGTATTGGCGGCACGGCACGCGTTGGCCAGCAAGATCCCGACGGCGACCACCTTGTCATCTTGGCGCGCGGTCCTGACGGTTATCGTGCACTTTCACGCGCGATCGGTGAAGCCATGCTGGCTACGGGCGAAAAGGGAGCGGCGGAGCACAGTTTAGAGTCTTTGGCGAGCGCTGCTCAGGATTGGCAGATCTTGACAGGATGCCGAAAAGGTGGGGTTCGGCGTGCGTTGGAGCCGCGGCCAGGGGTGTGGAATCTGGACGCCGGGCGTGCCTATTTGGAACGTTTGGTTTCTCTTTTTGGTGCGGACAACGTGGCGGTGGAACTGACGAACACGATGCAGCCGCATGATAGGCAACGCAACATTATCTTGGCTCAATTGGCAGCAGAGGTTGGGGTTGTGCCGTGCGTTACTGGGAACGTGCATTGTGCCCGGCCTAGCGAGGCCGTTGTTGCTGACACGCTTGCCGCCACGCGTGCGGGTAAGTCATTGGAGGAATATCGCGGGTGGCTAGGAGCATGGCCGTCGTATCTGAAATCTGGCGAGCAGATGCTTCGCCTGCATGCGGATCATCCACATGCGTTGCGGGAAGCCGTGCGTATTGGTGAGGAGTGCGCGTTTGATCTCGCGTTAGTTGCCCCGCGCCTTCCGCCGTTTCCAACTCCTGCCGGGCATACGGAAGCTAGCTGGCTGCGGCATATCACCACGGTCGCTGCGAGCCGGCGATACGGCACTCGAGCAGAGTATCCGAGCGCGTGGGCGCAGATTGATCACGAACTCGGCGTCATCGAGCAGCTTGGATTCGCGGGTTATTTCCTCATCGTGCATGAGATCGTAGAGTTTTGCCGCAAAAAAGATATCTGGTGCCAGGGTCGAGGCTCGGCGGCGAATTCGGCAGTGTGTTTCGCACTGGGGATTACTGCTGTTGATGCCGTCCGCCACAAGATGCTTTTTGAACGCTTCCTGTCGCCGGGGCGTAGTGGCCCGCCGGATATTGATCTCGATATTGAGGCTGATCGCCGTGAAGAAGTGATCCAACATGTGTATGAACGTTACGGGCGCAGGCATGCTGCTCAAGTGGCGAACGTGATCACGTATCGGCCACGCTCCGCGATCAGGGACGCGGCGCGTGCGCTGGGTTATAGCGCAGGTCAGGCAGACGCCTGGGCTAAAAGCGTCGAACGCGGGAGGGGCCTACGCCAAGGGCAAGCCGCGACGGACGGGCAAGCTGCTACAGGCGGGCAAGCCGCGACAGGCGGGCGCACTACTACACGTGGGCAGGTTGCAACGCCGGTTGGCAGCGGTGAGGATATCGACGCCGAGCGGCAAGTTGCCGAGCTCGCCGCACGGCTGGAAGGACTTCCGCGGCATCTTGGTATCCACTCTGGTGGAATGGTGATCTGTGACCGGCCGCTCATTGACGTGTGCCCGGTGGGATGGGCACGCAAGGAAGGGCGAACCGTCCTGCAGTGGGACAAGGATGACTGCGCGGAGGCCGGGCTCGTCAAGTTTGACCTGCTCGGTCTCGGTATGCTCAGTGCCTTGCGGATCGCGTTTACGGATTTGGCGTGCCGCGGCGTCGTCGCTGATAACGGGCAGCCATTGGATCTGCACAATATCGGCCAGGAAGATCCACGCGTCTACGATTTGCTGTGTGCTGCCGACACGATCGGTGTGTTTCAGGTGGAGTCGCGCGCTCAGATGGCCACGTTGCCACGTATTCAGCCGCGCACGTTTTACGACATCGTCATTGAGGTGGCGCTTATCCGCCCCGGGCCGATTCAAGGAAATTCGGTGAATCCGTATATCAACCGGCGGCGCGGTCGGGAGAAAGTGACGTATCCGCATCCGCTCCTTGAAAACGCGCTGAAGAAGACTCTCGGAGTTCCCCTGTTCCAGGAGCAACTCATGCAGATTGCGATCGATGCTGCAGGGTTCACGCCAGCCCAAGCAGATCAACTGCGTAAAGCGATGGGTGCTAAACGAAGCCACGCACGTATGCGAGCACTTCACGACGAGCTCATGGCCGGCATGGAGGCCAACGGTATTGATGAGCACGTGCGTGAAGAGATCTACGAAAAACTGTTTGCTTTCGCAGAGTTCGGTTTTCCTGAATCTCATTCTTTTTCTTTCGCCTACCTCGTGTATGCGAGCGCGTGGCTCAAGGTTCACTATCCGGAAAACTTTTATGCGGGAATACTCGCAGCGCAACCGATGGGATTTTATTCGCCGCAAACACTCGTGGCAGATGCCCGCCGTCACGGGGTCCACGTGCTCCCGGTGGACGTGTGCCATTCACAGGAGCATTCGAGTGTTGAGGTCACGCCACGGCGTACGGTGTCTGTGCATCCGCTTGTCGACGCCGATCCGTGCCGCGGTCTACGCCTTGGGCTGAGCAACATAAAGGGGCTAGGAAGCGCCATTGACCGTATTTTGGCGGCGCGGGAAGAACGGCCGTTCGCCTCCGTTGCAGATCTTGCCCGGCGTGCCGAGCTTTCTACTGCTGAGCTCGAACGCCTGGCAGCTGCAGGAGCTCTTCGCTCACTTGGTACCTCGCGCAGAGATGGCGTGTGGTCGGCCTCAGCGTTAGCGCATGCGGATAAGACAGCCGGTACCTCGGTGCAGCTAGCCATTCCAGACCTAGTCGTGGGGGCTCGTCCGCCAGACCTTCCGCATATGTCTCCGGCGGAAGAAAACGCCGCGGAATTACGCACGACAGGGCTGGCTGTTGACGGGCATCCAATCGAGTTTTTGCGCGCGCAACTAGATGCTGCAGGTGCTGTGCCCATTAGCGGGCTGGCTGGTATCAGTGCAGGGCAACGAGTGCGCGTGGGCGGAATCGTGACGCACAGGCAACGGCCGCACACGGCGTCGGGAATAACGTTTCTTTCGCTAGAAGATGAGACCGGCTTGCTCAACGTGGTCTGCTCGCCGGGGCTGTGGAAAAGGTATCGGCGCGTGTTACGCACCTCGAACGGTCTGATCATTCGCGGGGTGGTGGAACGCGCCGACGGGGTGACTAACCTTGTTGCAGACGGCGTACATGCCCTCGAACTGCCAGTGGCCGTGCCGTCGCGAGATTTCCGGTAA
- a CDS encoding shikimate dehydrogenase family protein: MSPFPHATTAVFAILGRPAIYSKSPHLHNAVFRHLGIDAVYVAHEPSDLGRAIAGMNELGYSGANLTMPFKSEALRYLDGVSDVAREMNAVNTLSFRDGRVYGDNTDGAGLLNEIRKTDTEISGASIVLLGTGGAASAVWTQAALDGAARVHVFNRMKPEFPQIQETLARLGDKTGTELTLYDVADEAELRGAVADSSIIINATSVGMGEMADRTLIPAAWITKNHTVADAVYHPRITRLIAEARESGAKTVEGIRMLLGQAAICEKIWLGIDMPYDVAEAAVLDS; this comes from the coding sequence ATGAGTCCTTTCCCTCACGCCACCACGGCGGTTTTTGCGATTCTTGGCCGTCCAGCAATTTATTCGAAGTCACCACACTTGCATAACGCGGTGTTCCGTCATCTTGGTATTGATGCCGTCTATGTTGCTCACGAGCCGAGTGATCTTGGCAGGGCTATCGCAGGGATGAACGAACTGGGCTATTCGGGTGCGAACCTCACGATGCCGTTCAAATCAGAGGCCTTGCGGTACCTCGACGGCGTGTCCGACGTGGCTCGTGAAATGAACGCGGTCAATACGCTCAGTTTCCGGGACGGTCGCGTATATGGGGACAACACGGACGGCGCGGGGCTCCTCAATGAGATTCGTAAAACTGACACGGAGATCTCCGGAGCGTCCATCGTGCTCTTGGGTACTGGGGGAGCGGCGTCGGCGGTGTGGACGCAGGCGGCACTCGACGGTGCGGCACGCGTGCACGTGTTCAACCGCATGAAACCGGAATTTCCGCAGATTCAAGAAACCTTGGCACGCCTCGGAGATAAAACGGGTACCGAGCTCACCTTGTATGATGTGGCGGACGAGGCCGAGCTACGCGGCGCGGTCGCCGACTCGTCAATCATTATTAACGCAACCAGCGTCGGTATGGGGGAGATGGCTGACCGCACGCTCATTCCAGCCGCATGGATCACGAAGAATCATACGGTGGCCGATGCCGTCTACCATCCCCGCATTACGCGGCTGATTGCAGAGGCTCGCGAATCCGGTGCAAAAACAGTTGAAGGTATCCGCATGCTCCTAGGCCAGGCTGCGATCTGTGAAAAGATTTGGCTCGGAATTGACATGCCCTACGACGTCGCTGAAGCTGCCGTGCTCGATAGTTAA
- a CDS encoding glutamine amidotransferase-related protein: MRPFAFLAARPSSAAAIRDDEYAAVKKYGGLSDAELVYFSLEDRPSIDPTAYAGIFVSGSQYGFFDDPDTKTPEQIATEDVLFQVNDVVVEHDIPYLGMCYGHQSLAITLGEELTSEYFEEINTVGIELTDDGKKDPIFGQLPDVFPAILGHAESIGDLPKDTVVLASSPDCPVQAIRHRNNVYGVQFHPEIDSPALEIRLDYYNQGKYFPPDELDAVRKRTSGHDYSSAAAIIRLFVERYRNATTEG; this comes from the coding sequence ATGAGACCTTTCGCATTTCTTGCCGCGCGCCCGTCGAGTGCCGCCGCAATTCGCGACGACGAATATGCAGCAGTCAAAAAGTATGGCGGATTATCTGACGCCGAACTCGTCTACTTTTCGCTCGAAGATCGCCCGTCCATTGATCCGACGGCGTATGCCGGAATTTTCGTGTCTGGCTCGCAGTACGGATTCTTCGATGATCCAGATACGAAAACGCCGGAGCAGATCGCTACCGAAGATGTGCTGTTCCAGGTCAACGACGTCGTCGTTGAACATGACATTCCCTACCTTGGTATGTGTTACGGGCACCAGTCGCTGGCGATCACGCTAGGCGAGGAGTTGACGAGCGAATACTTCGAAGAGATCAACACTGTTGGTATCGAGCTGACGGACGACGGCAAAAAGGACCCGATTTTTGGGCAGCTGCCCGACGTTTTCCCGGCGATACTCGGCCATGCGGAATCGATCGGTGACTTGCCAAAAGACACGGTGGTGCTTGCCAGCTCACCAGATTGCCCGGTGCAAGCGATCCGGCATCGCAACAACGTGTACGGAGTGCAATTCCACCCTGAAATCGACAGCCCGGCCTTGGAGATCCGGCTCGATTACTACAATCAGGGCAAGTATTTTCCGCCTGATGAACTCGACGCCGTGCGCAAGCGAACATCTGGGCACGACTATTCGTCAGCAGCGGCGATTATTCGCCTGTTCGTCGAGCGGTACCGAAACGCTACTACCGAGGGGTAG
- a CDS encoding glutamate--cysteine ligase — protein sequence MIFADSPRSTVGIEWELQLVDKDSNDLRQAADHILRKAREREKDASLIHGEMLLNTVELVTRPHETISGCTDDLLEAIDILLPIVEPMRIALASSGTHPFANPVYQRVTDSQRYAELVNRTRYWGRQMLLFGTHVHVGIEDRAKVLPILRAVLTRFAHMQALTASSPFWNGKNTGYVDNRAMVFQQLPTAGVPRQFEHWHELEAYYNDMVKTGVISNFDEVRWDVRPSPKYGTLEFRVCDAATNVTEVGMVAAMSQCLVEYFSRMLDRGEELPTVPPWFVDENKWRAARYGMDAILITDSDGNEEPVGETLDRMVHRLMPIADELGCADELATVHTVLEVGAPYKRLLRAGAHYNNSREAVVDFMIAEMEAGKPLDPEQFKPEGIAASDESTAPAYDSATA from the coding sequence ATGATCTTTGCAGATTCACCACGGTCAACGGTTGGAATCGAATGGGAGCTCCAGCTCGTTGATAAGGATTCCAACGATTTGCGGCAAGCAGCAGATCATATTCTGCGCAAAGCACGCGAACGTGAAAAGGACGCGTCGCTTATCCACGGCGAGATGCTGCTGAACACGGTTGAGCTCGTCACTCGCCCGCACGAGACGATCAGCGGGTGTACGGATGACCTGTTGGAAGCGATCGATATCCTGCTTCCAATTGTGGAGCCGATGCGGATTGCGCTCGCATCCTCGGGGACTCATCCTTTTGCCAATCCCGTCTATCAGCGCGTCACAGATTCGCAACGCTATGCCGAACTTGTTAACCGCACCCGGTATTGGGGTAGGCAAATGCTCTTGTTTGGCACGCACGTGCACGTGGGAATTGAGGATCGTGCCAAGGTTCTGCCCATTTTGCGGGCTGTGCTCACCCGTTTTGCGCACATGCAAGCGTTGACGGCCTCGTCGCCATTTTGGAACGGGAAGAACACGGGATACGTCGATAACCGGGCGATGGTGTTTCAGCAGTTGCCGACGGCCGGAGTGCCACGCCAATTTGAGCACTGGCACGAGCTCGAAGCCTATTACAACGACATGGTGAAAACCGGCGTGATTTCGAACTTTGATGAGGTGCGCTGGGATGTGCGGCCATCGCCGAAGTACGGCACACTCGAATTTCGGGTGTGCGACGCGGCAACAAACGTGACTGAAGTGGGAATGGTCGCTGCGATGTCACAGTGCTTGGTGGAATACTTTTCCCGCATGTTGGATCGCGGTGAAGAACTACCTACGGTTCCGCCGTGGTTCGTTGATGAAAACAAGTGGCGTGCCGCCCGCTACGGCATGGACGCGATCCTCATCACCGATTCGGACGGCAACGAGGAACCAGTGGGTGAAACCTTGGACCGCATGGTTCATCGGCTTATGCCGATTGCAGATGAGCTCGGCTGCGCGGACGAACTTGCTACGGTCCATACCGTGCTCGAGGTGGGCGCGCCGTACAAGCGCCTGCTACGGGCGGGCGCGCACTACAACAATTCGCGTGAAGCAGTCGTAGATTTTATGATCGCCGAAATGGAAGCCGGAAAGCCGCTTGATCCGGAGCAGTTTAAACCGGAGGGCATTGCCGCAAGCGATGAATCGACTGCGCCCGCCTACGATTCGGCCACTGCGTAG
- a CDS encoding M20/M25/M40 family metallo-hydrolase, whose translation MSARYEESIEIARQLIQFDTSNDGRDVIETPAAEYVMDLLSEVGLQPEMTGPTPGRPSVVVRIPGKKREVEVDPVTGERRGAVVIHGHLDVVPAVAEDWSVDPFAAVIKDGMLWGRGAVDMKNMDAMILTVVREIARTGYVPPRDLIIAMFADEEAGGKLGAHWMVDNRPDVFEGATHAISEVGGYSTYVAGKRVYLLQTGEKSLTWYKFIAEGTAGHGSQVNNNNAVAKLANVMDAIGKEEWPLTLTDTVTELLAGVSELSGLPFDPDDEETLNALVDALGPAKAYVGATLRTGANLTSVNGGYMANVIPQTATGTVDVRAIPGTESEVAARIDELAASVRREQLHHSPGFEAPTTGSFVDAMTGALQELDPEASVLPYLLSAGTDNKTLGRLGIQGYGFSPVRLPEGFDFPAMFHGVDERVPVDSLPFGTAVLRNFIERL comes from the coding sequence ATGAGCGCCAGGTACGAAGAGTCGATAGAAATCGCACGCCAGCTGATTCAATTCGACACGTCAAACGACGGCCGAGACGTCATTGAAACGCCGGCTGCCGAGTACGTCATGGATCTTCTCAGCGAGGTTGGCCTGCAGCCGGAGATGACGGGGCCGACGCCGGGGCGCCCGTCCGTCGTCGTGCGGATACCGGGAAAGAAGCGCGAGGTCGAGGTCGATCCGGTCACTGGCGAGCGCCGGGGAGCCGTGGTTATTCACGGGCATCTCGACGTCGTGCCGGCAGTGGCAGAAGACTGGTCTGTCGATCCGTTTGCGGCTGTCATCAAGGATGGCATGCTGTGGGGCCGCGGTGCGGTGGACATGAAGAACATGGACGCCATGATTCTGACCGTGGTGCGTGAGATCGCACGAACCGGGTACGTGCCGCCGCGAGATCTTATTATCGCGATGTTCGCGGACGAGGAAGCAGGCGGCAAGCTGGGCGCTCACTGGATGGTGGATAATCGCCCTGACGTGTTCGAGGGTGCAACTCACGCCATTTCGGAAGTCGGCGGGTATTCCACATACGTGGCCGGCAAACGCGTCTATCTGCTGCAAACTGGCGAAAAGTCGCTGACCTGGTACAAGTTCATTGCGGAAGGTACGGCGGGCCACGGCTCGCAGGTTAATAACAACAATGCCGTGGCGAAACTGGCGAACGTTATGGATGCGATCGGCAAAGAAGAGTGGCCACTCACGTTGACAGATACGGTGACGGAGTTGCTGGCCGGGGTGAGTGAGCTGAGCGGCCTGCCGTTCGATCCGGACGATGAGGAAACACTCAACGCACTCGTTGACGCGCTTGGCCCGGCGAAAGCTTACGTGGGGGCAACGCTGCGCACTGGCGCAAACCTCACGTCCGTGAATGGCGGCTATATGGCGAACGTGATTCCGCAAACGGCCACGGGCACGGTTGATGTGCGTGCTATTCCGGGTACAGAAAGCGAGGTGGCAGCTCGAATTGACGAGTTGGCGGCGTCGGTACGACGTGAACAGTTGCATCACAGCCCTGGATTTGAGGCCCCGACAACGGGCTCGTTCGTCGATGCCATGACCGGCGCGCTCCAAGAGTTGGATCCGGAGGCGAGTGTGTTGCCCTATCTGCTGTCGGCTGGAACCGATAATAAGACGCTGGGCCGGCTGGGCATCCAGGGATACGGGTTCTCCCCGGTGCGCCTTCCGGAAGGCTTCGACTTCCCGGCCATGTTCCACGGCGTTGACGAGCGTGTTCCAGTGGATTCGCTTCCGTTTGGTACGGCGGTTCTGCGCAATTTCATTGAGCGGTTATAA
- a CDS encoding aldo/keto reductase: MKHTFLGTTGLRMGTLGLGTLTWGRDTEASDAQAMVSSLLDHGGTTIDISPVYGDGLAIDVLGSVFDGGVDRTEVFVVAHAGEFYHDDDAVRFNGGRSALIDSLHSTLAKLGTTYVDVLMVGAPDPRVPLEQQMNTLVQAVQSGATRYIGLANHPAWRVARAAQYLTDIHSETLGAIGAEYSVLQRQPAGELTAVAREFGIGMIAQAPLAGGVLTGKYRHTIPATSRAATDHLSATVQPYLTDKPRRIVEAVAKAADGLARTPVDVSLAWLLAQPQVSCALIGARTHAQFEQILSLDIAELPEPVSQVITEIA; this comes from the coding sequence ATGAAGCACACGTTCCTTGGCACCACCGGACTGCGCATGGGCACCCTCGGCCTTGGCACGCTCACCTGGGGGCGCGACACCGAAGCCAGTGACGCCCAAGCCATGGTCAGTTCACTCCTCGACCACGGCGGTACCACCATCGACATCTCCCCCGTCTACGGCGACGGGCTAGCCATCGACGTTCTGGGTAGCGTGTTTGACGGCGGAGTCGACCGAACCGAGGTGTTCGTCGTCGCTCACGCCGGCGAGTTTTATCACGACGACGACGCCGTCCGCTTCAACGGTGGGCGCAGCGCACTCATTGATTCTTTGCATTCCACACTTGCCAAACTCGGCACAACGTATGTGGATGTCCTCATGGTCGGCGCACCAGATCCGCGCGTACCTCTAGAACAGCAGATGAACACGCTCGTCCAAGCAGTCCAGAGCGGGGCAACTCGCTACATTGGCCTCGCTAATCATCCGGCCTGGCGGGTCGCACGCGCCGCCCAGTATCTGACCGACATCCATTCTGAGACGCTCGGGGCAATCGGCGCCGAATACTCCGTCCTGCAACGTCAACCCGCCGGCGAGCTGACCGCTGTTGCACGCGAGTTCGGGATCGGTATGATCGCGCAAGCCCCACTTGCCGGAGGAGTACTCACCGGCAAGTATCGCCATACGATTCCAGCCACCTCACGTGCAGCAACCGACCACCTCAGCGCAACAGTACAGCCCTATCTGACTGACAAGCCGCGCAGGATCGTTGAAGCGGTGGCAAAAGCTGCCGACGGCTTGGCACGAACGCCCGTAGATGTTTCCCTCGCCTGGTTACTAGCCCAGCCACAAGTATCCTGCGCGCTCATCGGCGCACGTACGCACGCACAGTTTGAACAGATTCTCTCGCTCGATATCGCCGAGCTACCCGAGCCTGTTTCTCAAGTGATTACCGAGATCGCCTAG